Within Equus przewalskii isolate Varuska chromosome 9, EquPr2, whole genome shotgun sequence, the genomic segment AAACTTCTCGGACTCCAGCTGGTGGATCCAGTCGGACAGCTCCTGCGCCTTCTCCCTGGTGGAGCAGAAGGGCTGTCATGGCGGGGAGCCGGGCCGCGCCCCAGGCCCAGAGGGGCTGAGGGAActgtccaaagccacacagcgAGTCTCTGAGTTCGGCCTTATTGGtgtcattttgttaatatttgagGCCAAAATGTTCAAAGTGAATTGCGGCAGGGGGTTTTAATCTCTCTGCCCACTTTCTCCCTATCCAAAATGGAGATTCATATCTCCCTAAAGGAGTATGAGGTCATGGTTAAGGGCCCAGGCTCCGGAGTCAGAAAGGCCTGgttcagtcccagctctgccattctcTGGTATCTGACTACGGCCAAGCCCCTTCCCCTAGGAGCCTATTTACCTCTccaaaaaatgtagaaataaaactgtgaaaGAGATACCGGCCTCCTGCTCAATATCCCcactccctttcttccttagAAACAGAACTATTTGCAATCGTCCCAGTTAAAAAGCTACTTTCACCAATCTCCCTTGCCAGTAGGTGTGGCCAGTGAAACGAAAGTTGGCCATTGGGTGACTCTTCCCTTGCAACTTCTTTCTGCTGCTTGGATGcaatggctggagctccagcagccatatTGGGCCATGAGGTGATTTTGTGGTGGAGCAGAAAAACAGGAGTCTGGGTCTCTAATGATTTTGGGAGTTGCCATACCAGCCGTGGACTACAGATTTCTTctatgtgagaaaataaagttccGTATTTTAGGCTGCTATAGTCAGGTCTCAGTTACTAGAGGCCAAACATTCTTAACTGATGAAAATCTATTGCACTGAGCTGTGGTAGGATGAGATGGCAGGTGTAAAGcgcctggctcatagtaaacaCTCTATAAAGCTAGTTGTTACTATTTATTTTGTTACTACTAACATTCTTTGTTTGGTTTGGCCAGCTAATGGCTCTCAAATGCCCCCTCTTCcatggtatattttatttaacaattttataGACTTTTATATGACCTCTATCTAATAAGTAAAATGGAGGTAACTAAAGAGTCTCAAAAAATATAAGTgtttgggctggcccggtggtgcagcggttaaggttgtacgttccacttctcagcagcccggggttcgtcggttcagatccccggtgtggacatggcactgcttggtaagccatgctgtggtaggcatcccgcatataaagtgaaggaggatgggcatggatgttagctcagggccagtcttccttagcaaaaaaaaaaaaaaaagaggaggattggcagtagttagctcagggctaatcttcctcaaaaacaaaaaacaaaacaaaaatatatatacaagtgGACCCAAATTATGAGTGGATGTGTGGTAggggacagaaaaaaagaagaaaaaggaaaaatggacatTAACAATGTGTTCTtttatgccaggccctgtgagaatgtgctggggagggagggtgcaTGGCTGGCTCAAAGGCCTTCCAAGAGCCGACTCTGCACATCTTCTCCACATACATCATCCTCACACCGGTCATTTGAAGTCAGCATAGTGGGACTATTTACACTGTGGAAATGGGCAAACGCTCAAATCTGGATTTTTTGTTCCTGGAGAGCCGGCTGTTAACCATTTACCATCACACCACTTTATAACACAGCAAGAAAGAGCACAGGCTACTGCACCAGACTCCCGGGGTTCAAGTCCCAACTCCTCCACTTGCAAGCTGTACAACCCTGGAAaggttacttaaccactctgtgcctcaggctCCTCATCCCCAGCCCGAGGATAGTAATAGCATCTACCTCACAGGGTGGTAAGCCCTCCACCGGGAGCCACTGCAGccattgttattatcatcattgaTTGTTATCTCACCAACCCTTCACAGCTCTGTGGGGAAGATTTTTTTTACcgtatcctcattttacaaatgataaaaggGAAGCCCAGAGACACTTAATAACGAGCTCCAGCCCCCATCACTGGACCCACGGCCCCCGCCGGAGACCAGCAAGAAGCAGATGAGGAGGCCCCTGAAGGAAAGAGCCCCAGCAGCCCGCCCTCTGGTGGCTTATCACAGGACCCCGATGGGCCTGGGAATGGGTCGCAAAGGGGAGAGGGTTCCATCGGGTAGAGACTGGGCTGGACATTTCTCACCAGCGTGTCGGCTTTAAGCCGGGTGAAAGATGAGGCCCATTCAGAGTCCCCACAAGACGTCATGGAGTCAGCATCATCTCCTAAATTTTGGTGGGCCATGTCGCCTGGCTTCCCACGATATTACTTCCCAGACTCATGGGTCTCGGCTCCCACAAAAAGTGGGTCCTGTATCAGTGACACGTTTCACAGAGGAGGCCACCGGGGCCCAGAGACCGGAgacacttgcccaaagtcacagcaCCAATGCAGAGCTGGGGCTTCCGCCCACCCGGATCTGGATGAGGGTCCTCTTATCTCCCTGTctcaccccaggcccctcccactccgagccccctccccacctaccGGAGCTGGTCCTCTCCCATGTGGTCGATGTTCAGAGGCTTTTTACGCTCGGACAGGATGCGCACTTTCATCTCCCGTCCCGTCTGGCGCTTACCCCGCTTTTGTTCTGCCTGAGAGTTGGGAAGGGGACATCTTCAACTGGAGGACAGATCCTCCAAATGACCCCTACATCAGCAGCCAGAGGTCTGCGTTCCTGGCCAACATCTCCCTCAGACCCGAGGgtgcaggcccccagcccctcctccttcagacccaggagtccgggcccccagcccctcctccctcagacccaggagtccgggcccccagcccctcctccctcagacccaggagtccagaccccaacccctcctccctcagacccaggagtccgggcccccagcccctcctccctcagacccaggggtccaggcccccagcccctcctccctcagacccaggagtccagaccccaacccctcctccctcagacccaggagtccggGCCCctagcccctcctccctcagacccaggggtccaggcccccagcccctcctccctcagacccaggaatgGGGACCCCCAAACCCTCCTCCCTCAGAACTGGGAGGAGTCCAggcccccggcccctcctccctcaggaacCAGAAGTCTGGGCTCCCAGTTGCCCCCTCCCTAGGAACCTAGACCTCAGGCCCCAGCAGGCTGAGCTCACCTTGACCAGGTAACCCCCAAAATGGGCCCCCATGTTGGACAGGACCTTCTTCTTTTTGGCATCATCCTCAGCCCTCTTCTtggcctcttcctcttccttccgcATCTTCTCCTCCTGTGGGAAGAAAGGAGTTAACCGACTGAGGGGATGTGGGAGCGGGGCTCAGCTCTGTGCTGAGTGAAGCGGGGCACAAGGAGGGATCAAACCCAACAACCAGTAAGAGTCAGTATGGGAACAGGCCAGGATGCAGACGTTCCCTCCTGGCCCTTCCAGGCCTGGCTGTGTGACCACCTGTaagtccctcctcctctctgggccttaatGCCATcccagcaaaaattaaaatggggCAGGGATGTGCTTGCCTTTCTTGCATCCCTCCAGCCTGAAATGGCCAATGGTgactttgctgtgtgacctcagtaCAGACACTCACCCTCTCTGGGACTTGGTCTCCCTTAGTCTCATGAGATGAGAATGACTGTCCTCAGAGGGTCAAGGAGGGTAACTGATGATGGCAGCAGGGAGCTCAGAGGTTCTTGGCCTTGAGCCTGAGGAAGTGGCTCTTAACTTTCTAGCAAAGGCACTACCACGTTCCAGAAAGTCTACATGGCATATTCCAGAAATAGTGGCTCGCCCAGATGGAACCCCCTCTCCCCACTGAAAGGGCTGGTGAGTGGGCGTGAtgggttttggcatgtccggcatccCCCACCAGAATTTGtctcctatggctgctgtaatctgcaaacttagtggcttaaaacaacgcagGCTTATTATCCTAAAGCTCTGCAGCCCAGAAGCCTGACACGGGCCTCCCTGGGCTGAAATCAGGCTGCTGGCAGGCCGGTTCcttccggaggctccaggggacaaTCCACGCCCCTGTCGTGTCCCGTGTCCAGGGGCTGCCTGCACCCCTgggctcgtggccccttcctccgtcttcgattatctctgactctgaccctcctgcctccctctcctaaGGACCCTGTGCTGACATGGGGCCCAGCTGGATGATCCAgaatcatctccccatctcaagttCCTTCACTTAATCctatctgcaaaatcccttttgccataaGGTACCATTTTCACAGATGCCAGGAATTAGGATGTGagcatctttgggggaccattattctgcctcccacGCCACCCTACTCCTGTTCCTCAAAAGTGGTTCAAGTGgtttgggccggcccggtggcacagtggttaagtccacatgctccacttcagtagcccagggttcgccagttcggatcccaggtacggacatggcaccgcttatcacgccatgctgcagcaggcgccccacatagaaagtagaggaagatgggacagatgttagctcagtgccagtcttcctcagcaaaaaaaagaagaggattggcggaagatgttagctcagaactaatcttcttcttcttaaaagaaaaaaagtggttcAAGTGGGCCACTCTTTGATGCCAAGACAGGTCATGTTCCCAAGGCCTAACCCAGTGAAAGCATTCTAACCACTCCCTCAACTAGTCAGGGATTTCTTCCAATCTGAACGCATCCCAGGATTTGcacaggagacagagaaaagaggagttTAAGCCAGAGCGGCCGGGGGTCATTTGGCACCCCTGCCTGAGAATGGGGTGTCCAGTAGGGTGACCAACATTTCAGTTTGCCTGAGACTAAAGGGATGCAGGATTTTCAGGGCTTAAATCaggaaagtcccaggcaaaccaggatgagtTGGCCACCCTGGTGTCCACAGAAAGATAGGCCAAGGGATGGGAGGAGAAAAGCTGAGTCTTTGTGATATTATGAGTCCCttgatccagccatgcctgaagcaaGCCATGCCCCAGATGTTTTAGTAATATGAGAATAGAATTCTCTTTCTGCTGAATCCAGTTTGAGCTGGGTTTTGCCCCCCTTCCAACAGAAAGATCCTTGACTACTACAGCATGAGGACTCTCGGGATCACAGAGAGCATCAAGAATGGAAAATGGAGCGTCCAGCTAAAGAAGTAAGGTTGGGCttcccaggggaggggaggcaccCACCGCCAGCTTGGCCTGCCGCTCGCGCTCCTTCTCCGTTCTGAAGCGCTGTTGTTCGGCCCTCTCCGCCCGGCGCCGctcctgggaggagagaagaatgagGGGGTGCAGAGAACACCACTCGCCCGGTCACGCCTCCCCGGAGGAGGTCAGGAGCTGAGACGCGCAAGTGTGAGTGTGACCACGGATTTGGGTAAATTCCCCAAAGTTTCAGCCTCAGGTCTGTCCTGGAGGGGAAGCACTCTCGGTCTCCCAAGACCCAAAGGacggccggggggggggggggggcggggtgaggGAAGAACTCGGAGAACCCCGCGTCCCTCCGCTCACAATGCGCTCTTTCAGCGCAaccagctcctcttcctccttcttccgcTGCTCGAAATGCACGTCGATGAGCGTCTGCAGCTCCAGCAGGTCTTTTTCCATGCGCTTCCGGTGGATGTCCTGGGACAGAAGGTGGGAGCCCGGTCAGGCCCAGGCAGCGCGGCGACCAGGCGCCAACGTCTCCGAGCCTCCGGGACGTCGGGAGGGGCAGCCCTTCGCCGCGAGAAGCGACGGGTTTGATTGACAGTTTGCGGGGACCGAGCGCCGCCGTTTAGTCTCttcccagcagagggcagcaaagCATCATGTTCCGACGCTCGTGGGGCTCAGGACACCGTGTCCCCAAAGCACCGCGTCTGCAGCTAGTGGGTGTTAGGACGCGCTTGCAAAAGAAGCAAGtgcgggcggggtgggggtgggggggggggcggtggaggcctgcctggtggcgcagcggttaagtgcgctcTCCCTTGGCGGCCGGGGGtccgccggttctgatcccgggtgcagacatggcaccgctcatcaaggcatgctgtggcaggcatcccacatataaaaagtagaggaagatgggcacgggtgttagctctgggccagtcttcctcagcaaaaagacgaggattggcagatgttagctcagggctgagcttcctccaaaaaaagaagcGAGTGCGGAGGGGCGCGTTTTCCCAACTTGCACAAAGGCGCCCTAAGGGCCAGCAGGACCTGGGGACCGGGTGTCTGTTACTTACATCGAAGTCCACGCGTTCCCCTTCTGGGATCTTTGGCGGGATCAGTGGAGGTACCACGGGCCGGCTGTgtggacagaagaggagagagactgagCGGTTTGACCCCCCTCAGGGAACTCCCGGGCGGTGCTGTCCAGGTGGGCAGCCACCGGCCACACGTGGTTCCCGAGCACCTGAGATGCAGCTGGTCCGAATGGAGAGGGGCTGTGGGCGAGACGCACACGCCGGGTTTCCAAGACTTGGGTCcaacaaaataatgtaaaagaattcaataatgttttatattgattacatgttgaaatgaaatTTCAGATATAACAGGTTGAATAAAATATGCTGTTGAGAGTAATTACacctgttttgttttactttttttaaacgTGGCTGGTTAAAAATTTAAAGCTACACTCGAGGCTTGCATTCTCTCTGTAGAGGGCGGGGCTGCTCTGGGGTCACCCTGGCCTCTCGGTGATTTCCTGCCCCCGGCCCCCACTTCCTCGGAATTCTCTCTTCCCTCGGTTTCTGAGATAGTGCCCTCTCCGGATTTGCTTCTGACTCCTCTGGCTGtcccatctctgtctccttgTCCCCCGGTGAGCCCTTCGAAGAGTTTGTCCTTTTGTTCATTCATAGGACATCTTCATGATCAATGTCATTCACCCCTGTGACCTCCATTGGTGAATCCAACTCTGTCTGCAGCCCAGACGCTCTCCTTTGCCCCAGACTTGTTAACAGAGCCCCCCTGTGCTTTTCCTGCCTTCCCACACACCATGCCTTCCCCAGGGTAGAGGCGGCAGCCGCCCCATCCCTTGGGTTCCCCAGATGAGACCCTGGCATCTGtcctcacctccttcctcccctgaTCCAACAGCTCAGCAGTCCCCAGGTCCTGTCCCTTTTGCTGGGGGACCTTTCTCAgactgccccctcctctccaccccgcACCCTCCGGCCCAGCTCAGGCCCCATCTCCTCTCACCTGTCCTTCatgccagcctcctccctggcctcccagcctccagctgtCCACCTTCGGTTCATCTTCCTTCATGACTTCAGAGGGGTCTTTCTAACACCCAGATCTAAccctgtccctcctctgctcagcatCCTTCTGTGACTCCACTACCCTGAGACAAAGTCCAAACAACTCATCCCGGCGTCCAAAGCCCTTCTCCATCTGGCCCCAGCCAAATTCTCCGGTGTCTTCTCTCCTCATTCTCAGATGCACACCACATTTCACGGCTCCCCGGCCATGTCACGTACCTTGGCACccccaggcctttgcacatgctgttctgtCTGCCTGCAGTGCCCTTCTCCTGATATACTCCACCCTCGAGACCATCCCTCCTCCAACAAGCCCTCCTTGACCCTGAAGTACATCTGTGCTCTCATGTTCCCCCTTGTTTTCCTACCCAGATCTGACCTTATGCCTCCTCTGCTCAacttccatggctccccagtgccctggTCTTCATGGCTCTGCCCTTTCTTGCACCCTATACTCCAGCCACAATGAAATTCACACCACTGCCCATACAGGCCCAGAGAATTTCTGCTTCTAGGTTTTTTCTCATGTTTGGATGGCTGCCTCTTTGCCTCTCCAAGCTTTGGCCACAATGTCACCTCTTCCAGGGCCCCTCTCCTTCGTGAACTCTCACGGCCTCCAATGGTCTGCCTGGATTAGGATCCCCCTCGTCAGAAGGACTTATTTCTGAGTCTCTTCCCTGAAATACTGGCCTAGATCCAGCCACTGGACCTTGCCCGCACCACACCGCTGTCTTGTCTACAATGTCCCTTCTACCTCCTTCGGCTAGCGAACTCCTCATCCCTCAGGACTCAGGTATCACCTCCCTGGGGAAGCCTGCCTTGATTGCCTAGGGCACGGGGAGGGCCCTCTTCTGTGCTGCTCcgggaccctgggccgccatcACTGTATCTGGGTCTGTTTCACCAACCGGGAAGCCAGGGGCCGACTGGCCAAACACAGTGGGAAGTTCTCCAGAAACGTTTGCTGAAAGAGGGCCTTGCTGACTGTCCTGCCGTCTATATCAATTTCCCcgctctcctcctctgcctttcttGGCCCTATCGCTGGAGTTGGGGGACACATTTGGGAGGATGTGATTGGGACCGCCACCCCCTAGGATCTCACCTTGGTTTGGGGCGTTCCTCTTCTGGTGGGGGGATACAAAGAGATAATTAGCAAGAGCTCATGGGGGCAGGCCTGAGACACCCAGAGGAGGGAACCCCCCAGAACTTGGTCCCCAGAAGCCCAGttccctcctgctgctgctctgggggggggggggggcaggagggggaggagaaaaggggaggagggaaatcAGGATGGCcggaaggaggaggagggtcaCACGCATCAGATATACATTCAGAACCGGTGTGGGGATCCCCCTCCTTTCTGGGAACCCAGGGGTCCAAACTCCCAAACCCTCCTCCTTCTACCCACCCAGAGCTCCAGCCCTCCTCCATGAAGACCTAGCAGTGCAGAGGGGCCCCAAACCCTCTCTTCACTCAGTGACCCAGGAGTTGTgtccccggccccctcccccttGGGGACACAGGAACGGGGACTCCCAGAGCTAGCCCCTTCTGCCACCCAGGCCCCAACCTTTGAATGTATATGGAGGAGAAAAATAGCAGACAGGGTCAGGGGCGAAGATGAGGGGGGATGGGGTGGTGCCCCTCCGCAAACATCCAACCCTTCTGTAAGTATTCCTCCAGGCTGGGGAAGAAGGCTTGGGTGTCGGTCCCTTTAAGACGGAAGGGAAAGGGTTAAAGCCGCCGCGAGGCGATTTTCCCTTCGCGGCCTCCAGGGGGCGCGCGCGCTCCGGGGCTTAAAGGGCCGGGCCTGGGGCGGGTTACGCGGGCGGGAGGGAGTCATCGCGGAGGTCTGGGCCCCCGAAATCGGTCTTGAGAAGCGAAGCAGCCGTGGTTACCTCGCTCTGCCACCGGCTCCGTCTCCTcggtggctggggagggggcaggaggagaagcgAGGATTTGGGGAGCCAGGCGGGGAGCGGCCACGCCGGggatgggagggggagagaggggagagaggggagaggctgTTAAAGGAACTGAAGCCGAGGTCTTCGGGACCCCCGTGCCCCGCCAGCCTCCACCCCTGGACCAGTGTTCCCACCCCACCCGGCCCGGCGGCCCGCGTCCGCGTCCAGCTCCAGACCTGCGGAGTCCGGGgcctcaccttcctcctcctcctcggcagCCTCCTCTTCTGgaaggggtggggcagagaggagagggcgtTAGGAGCCCAGGGGGGCCGGGGCCGAGGgactcctctgggcctcaggtgcAGATGGGCACCGTGCGCCTCTGCCGCTGGCCCTGGGAGAGCGCCTGGACACGCTCCCGCAGCCTCCCCGGCTCCCTCCCGGGAAGGGGCCACACCTCCCCTCGCCTCCCACTGGCTTTGTGCGGGGGGTGTCCCTACTCCCCGAGGCCAGTGCACTGTCCACTCACCTTCTGGCTGCTCCCTGAGGACCgagtgggagggaaagaaggagggggaaAGTTAGAGGCTTTGGAGGTGGGAGAGTGTCTCCCCTTCTCCAAGCCCCCAGTCGGCATCACTCACTCCTCATATTCCTGCTCTTCCGTGTCCGACATCCTGATGTGACCTGGGACCGCAGAGAAcaggtggagtggggtggggtccAGAAGGAAGGGGTGGGAGGCTGGACtttctgagggaggaggggctgggggcctggacccccgggtctgaaggaggaggggctgggggcctggacccccgggtctgagggaggaggggctgggggcctggacccccgggtctgaggggggaggggctgggggcctggacccccgggtctgaggggggaggggctgggggcctggacccccgggtctgaggggggaggggctggacccCCGGGtctgaggggggaggggctgggggcctggacccccgggtctgaggggggaggggctgggggcctggacccccgggtctgaggggggaggggctgggggcctggaccccccgggcctgagggaggaggggctgggggcctggacccccgggtctgagggaggaggggctgggggcctggacccctggatctgagggaggagggtctgggggcctggactcctaaACTATGCAAGAGGACAGGGCATTGGGAGGTGTGGCCCAGGCAGCCCAGGCAGAGTCCCaaggctgcagccccagccccctcACCACAGCTGTCATCTTTTGTCTTAGGACATGTCCGTGGGAACTTGATCTCAGTCAGGATTAGGAGAAGGTATTTGGGAAGGGACAGTGGCCTGAAGACAATagctgccccacccccaagggCTATTTTGAGGGGATGTCATACAGGGTGAAACAGAGGACATTTCCTAAGAAGGGATGGGGGGCTTCTGGGAGAATTAGtgccccccctcccctctcccacccccactctcCCTCACCTCTGGTTGGTCATCTTCCCACCTGTCTCCTTCCTTCACCTTCACCCACAGCTACGAGGGGACAGGAGGCATCGAGAGCAACTTCTGTCCACAGACCTCATCCTGACCCCTAAATGCTTAGACCCCTCCCATCTCTGGGATCCCCTCGGTCTCAAGGTGCCCAGTTTGAGTCCCTGCGAATCTCAAGGCCCACACATTCTGAGACCCCAGTTCACGATGCTCCTGGTTTCTGAGGACCAGCAAGTCCTCATATCTCCAAATTCTGAGACTCCGGGTCTTGACAGCCCAGAATGTGGGCCTGGACATCCTATGATCTTGACCCGCCGGGGCCTGATACCACCTAAATTCTGAAACCTCAAGATAACGAGACCCCAAAACCTGGATACTCAAACTCCGAGGCCCAATTCATGATGCCCCGAATTAGGACACTACAAATTCTGACACCTCTAATCATGAGACCTCTGATCCTGAGACCTCAATTCCAAAAACCCCAAATTCTGAGACCCCCCAAGTCCTGACACCCAGACTGTTTGACATTCATGCCCAGATGCCCCCAATTTCTGAGATTCCCTGACTCTGACAGGTCCTAAGGTGTTATATTCTGTAGCCTCCAAATCCTAAtactttctcctccattctcagTCCCCCTAAAGTCAGAGCCTCTCAACTCCCAGACCTTGATTTTCATGCCCCTTCCATCTCTTACCTCTTCTCCACACCCCTCACAtctcccacccctcctgccccctcctgcgAGGACACCACAGGGCCCGGACTTACCTAAGGCTGGGCCTTCTGAGGCGGTAAACCGTGGGGCAGAGTCTTGCTGGGCCGGCTGAGGCACCCCCGGGTTTATAGCCGGAGGCTCAGCCCCGCCCCcgggggggagagggaggaggagggaattcCTTCTCCAGACGGGAGTCCCAGCTcaggctgccctgcccccacccgggCTCCACAGTCGGGATCCAGGCATCTCCGGGCTGCTCGgggacccctcccccaccccattaGCACCTCCCTCCCTGGAACCCCGGGCTGAGTCCAGGGCTCCCCACTTCCCTTACAGCACAGGGCATTCTATGCTTTGAAGTCCCCAGGCTCAGCCCACAGTAGGTCCTTGGAGACTGTTTATTGACTAAAGGGGTACAAGGGACACTTTCTCTTTGCATCGCTGTCATCactttttctgtgtctctctgggcctccatctcTCATAccctgtttctgtctctgtgactctccatctgtgtgtctctgtgtctctctctgcttctcaggcTCCCCCCTCTGTCTCCGTCCATCTCtttgtctcctcctccccacccccactcctttGTCTGCCACCAGGATTCCACCCTGGTGACAACAGGCACTAAAGCCGGGCAgcaggtgtgtgttgggggaggggagagggtggggtgtCAGGCCTGTgacctcacctcccacctccatctGACGCTGATCTTTTTTGGTAtccctctcccagcttccctgcCCAGCCATGCCCTTGACCGgtggggagccagccctggagAGCGGGATTGCTCACCCCTCCAGCCTCttgctgtctctgtctctctctgtttctaccTCACTGTCTGCCGTCTCTGCATCTCTGGGTCTATGCATTTCTCCACGGTTTCTCTTTGGTTCTCTGTTTTGggctctctctctgcatctctctatGTCTGTGTTCTTCACTCTGCATGTGCCTCTGCACGTTTTGTCTCTGCATTTCTGTGTCTCTGCATATCTGTCTCTCTCGGGGTCTGTCTGTTGGTGTCTGTGTCTCCCGGTCTCTCTGCGCATGTCTGTCTGTAacactgtttctgtttctctggctctGTCTTTCACGCCTCTATCCTTCTAGCTCTTTCTGGGGTCTCTCTTTATGTCTCTGCAGTTCTCCCTTTTTGGGTCCCTATTTCTGCCTCTACAGGGTCTCCATTGTCTCTGCGTCTCGCTGTGTGTACAtctctctgttttccatttctttctgagtctctgtcttttttctcctctctccttgggTCTCTGACTCTGTGTGAGTGTCTCTGACtcagtctctgtgtctctggatgTCTCTCTCTTTGGGCCTCGGTCTCCACCTCTCTGTGCAACCCACCTGGAGCAGAGGAGCCTAGAACGCCCCATATCAGAGACCCAGCTCAGCTCCTGGTGTGCGGCATGGCTTTGGGGCGCCCTGCCCTCAGTTCTCCGGTCTCTCTCACACCTAAACCCCCAGGGAGTAAACACACAGCCACTCCCAGGTCAGAGAGAAGCTTTATTCCTCAGGGCCATTCTCAGGGCCAGGGCGGCTCAGCCCTCAAACTTTTTCTTGCGGCCCTCCATTCCACTGAGCGCGTCGATGTTCTTACGCCAGTCTCCCACCTCCCGGTTTTCCTGGAGGGAAGAGGGTCAGAGGTTAGTGGCTCTTCCTGGTCCACAGTCTCAAGCATCCTCCACCTGCCCTCCAGGCTGCTGGGCCACTCTGTTCTGCATGCCTGTCCAAGGATCTCGCTCAGGAACACTTCTTGTCCCCTCCAACAATCCCTTCCAATTTGCCCCATTcacttcctgtctccctcttgcACTTCCTGTCTTCCACAtgcacctcctgcctcccccctgcacctcctgtctccttcctACACTTCCTGTCTCCCACCTGCACTTCCTGTCTCCCACGTACACTCCCTACTCCTTACAtacatcttcctttcctattGCACGTCTGTCTTTCCCCTCCCATTTCCTGTCACCCTGTGCACCTCCTCACTCCTTGCTACTTCCTTTCTCCCTAATGCACTTCCTGCCTTCCTGTTCTACTTCCTATCTTCCTCTTGCATTTCCTGTGTC encodes:
- the TNNT1 gene encoding troponin T, slow skeletal muscle isoform X2, producing MSDTEEQEYEEEQPEEEEAAEEEEEGEAPDSAEEERPKPSRPVVPPLIPPKIPEGERVDFDDIHRKRMEKDLLELQTLIDVHFEQRKKEEEELVALKERIERRRAERAEQQRFRTEKERERQAKLAEEKMRKEEEEAKKRAEDDAKKKKVLSNMGAHFGGYLVKAEQKRGKRQTGREMKVRILSERKKPLNIDHMGEDQLREKAQELSDWIHQLESEKFDLMAKLKQQKYEINVLYNRISHAQKFRKGAGKGRVGGRWK
- the TNNT1 gene encoding troponin T, slow skeletal muscle isoform X1 gives rise to the protein MSDTEEQEYEEEQPEEEEAAEEEEEATEETEPVAEREEERPKPSRPVVPPLIPPKIPEGERVDFDDIHRKRMEKDLLELQTLIDVHFEQRKKEEEELVALKERIERRRAERAEQQRFRTEKERERQAKLAEEKMRKEEEEAKKRAEDDAKKKKVLSNMGAHFGGYLVKAEQKRGKRQTGREMKVRILSERKKPLNIDHMGEDQLREKAQELSDWIHQLESEKFDLMAKLKQQKYEINVLYNRISHAQKFRKGAGKGRVGGRWK
- the TNNT1 gene encoding troponin T, slow skeletal muscle isoform X3 — encoded protein: MSDTEEQEYEEEQPEEEEAAEEEEEEEERPKPSRPVVPPLIPPKIPEGERVDFDDIHRKRMEKDLLELQTLIDVHFEQRKKEEEELVALKERIERRRAERAEQQRFRTEKERERQAKLAEEKMRKEEEEAKKRAEDDAKKKKVLSNMGAHFGGYLVKAEQKRGKRQTGREMKVRILSERKKPLNIDHMGEDQLREKAQELSDWIHQLESEKFDLMAKLKQQKYEINVLYNRISHAQKFRKGAGKGRVGGRWK